The following are encoded in a window of Helicoverpa armigera isolate CAAS_96S chromosome 24, ASM3070526v1, whole genome shotgun sequence genomic DNA:
- the LOC135118672 gene encoding large ribosomal subunit protein uL24m-like: protein MRIFTFLSKKVGDLTVKYSNLPESFIKRSYEQVYWKNPSKYPQYPTAQIARKKFRFTTNRPWTAQFRMQNDRNVHRKKVFVEPVGEWSFFKGDRVEIMVGKDKGKQGIVCQVIQERNWVIVEGLNTHLRVVGKDKKFPGITIQSEAPLLVTTGVKLVDPETLKPTDFEWRYTEEGDKVRVSLASSRIIPIPKTAEETMDFKSKELYVENVDKDTTSDTVAKVTFAPKLRTFEMDIMEEMGIKEDRVPAKSYWY, encoded by the exons atgcgAATATTTACATTTCTTTCGAAGAAAGTTGGCGATTTGACTGTTAAATACTCTAATTTACCGGAGTCTTTTATTAAAAGAAGCTATGAACAG GTGTATTGGAAGAATCCTTCAAAGTATCCGCAGTACCCAACTGCTCAGATAGCTCGTAAAAAGTTTCGTTTCACCACGAACAGGCCTTGGACAGCTCAGTTTCGGATGCAAAATGACCGTAATGTGCACAGGAAGAAAGTGTTTGTCGAACCCGTGGGCGAATGGAGCTTCTTCAA AGGTGACCGTGTCGAGATAATGGTGGGCAAGGACAAAGGCAAGCAAGGGATTGTGTGCCAAGTCATACAGGAACGTAACTGGGTCATTGTTGAGGGACTCAACACACATCTCAGAGTT GTGGGTAAAGACAAGAAATTCCCTGGCATTACCATTCAGTCAGAGGCCCCTCTCCTTGTCACCACTGGTGTGAAGCTGGTAGACCCGGAGACACTGAAGCCCACTGACTTCGAGTGGAGATACACTGAAGAGGGGGAtaag GTGCGTGTATCTCTGGCCAGTAGCAGAATCATCCCGATACCAAAGACAGCAGAAGAGACCATGGACTTCAAGAGTAAAGAGCTCTATGTGGAAAATGTTGATAAGGATACCACCAGCGATACTGTTGCcaag GTAACATTCGCGCCAAAACTAAGAACATTCGAGATGGATATAATGGAGGAGATGGGCATCAAGGAGGACAGAGTTCCCGCCAAATCATACTGGTATTAA